A portion of the Bacillus sp. 2205SS5-2 genome contains these proteins:
- a CDS encoding nicotinate phosphoribosyltransferase: MKEIELKLKGQINRLTNQTFKFDERVKEGWFSAVYFLKTREIAKKHKSNSIVTMQFFQKENAVLCGTDEVIALLHTFADNPSDLEIHSLKDGDKISPFETVLTVKGLYQDFGYLEGMIDGILARRTSVATNVYNVTKAAGLSGKQKPVIFMGDRDDHFTQQAGDGYASFIGGSTAQATHAMNEWWGKQGMGTMPHALIQLFDGDIVAATEAYRDTFPQDDLVALVDYNNDVITDSLKVARVFGDELMGVRVDTSRTLIDKYFLRNQHLLGTFDPRGVNAELIFALRKALDNEGFHHVQIVVSGGFHEKRITEFEKSGVPVDVYGVGGSLLKIGIGFTGDNVLINGKDQAKAGRKYRPNSRLVKVEM; encoded by the coding sequence ATGAAAGAGATTGAATTAAAGTTAAAAGGCCAAATCAATCGCCTTACGAATCAAACATTTAAATTTGATGAACGAGTGAAGGAAGGTTGGTTTTCTGCCGTCTATTTCTTGAAAACAAGAGAAATTGCTAAAAAACACAAATCAAATAGTATTGTCACCATGCAGTTTTTTCAAAAAGAGAACGCTGTATTATGTGGGACGGATGAAGTAATCGCCCTCTTACATACGTTTGCTGATAATCCAAGCGATTTGGAAATTCACTCCTTAAAAGATGGAGATAAAATCTCTCCCTTTGAGACGGTCTTAACGGTTAAAGGATTGTACCAAGATTTTGGCTACCTTGAAGGTATGATTGACGGTATTCTTGCTCGACGTACATCAGTTGCTACAAATGTTTATAATGTTACCAAGGCTGCGGGGCTTTCTGGTAAACAAAAGCCTGTAATCTTTATGGGGGACCGTGATGATCACTTCACTCAGCAAGCAGGAGATGGTTATGCTTCTTTTATCGGTGGTTCAACAGCTCAAGCCACTCATGCGATGAATGAGTGGTGGGGCAAACAGGGGATGGGAACAATGCCTCATGCTCTCATTCAATTATTTGATGGTGATATTGTGGCTGCAACGGAGGCGTATCGTGATACCTTTCCGCAAGATGATTTAGTTGCTCTGGTCGATTATAATAATGATGTAATAACAGATTCATTGAAAGTTGCGAGAGTTTTCGGAGACGAACTTATGGGCGTAAGAGTAGACACTTCGCGAACATTGATTGATAAATACTTTTTACGAAACCAACATTTACTTGGTACATTCGATCCTCGTGGAGTGAATGCGGAGCTCATTTTCGCATTAAGAAAAGCATTAGATAATGAAGGGTTTCATCATGTTCAAATCGTAGTTTCAGGTGGTTTTCATGAGAAGCGAATTACCGAATTTGAAAAAAGTGGTGTTCCTGTAGATGTATACGGTGTTGGCGGTAGCCTGTTGAAAATTGGGATAGGTTTTACTGGTGACAATGTCTTAATCAATGGCAAAGACCAAGCAAAAGCGGGGAGGAAGTATCGGCCTAATTCTCGTTTAGTAAAAGTAGAAATGTGA
- the murC gene encoding UDP-N-acetylmuramate--L-alanine ligase translates to MTVYHFVGIKGSGMSALAQILHDMNYHVQGSDVDKYFFTQKSLEDSGIKILPFQIDNIQEGMTVIAGNAFPDTHEEIQRAIELNLPVFRYHNFLGEFMNNFTSVAVTGAHGKTSTTGLLAHVISGIKPTSYLIGDGTGKGVMDAQYFGFEACEYRRHFLSYFPDYAIMTNIDFDHPDYFANVDDVFSAFQEMALQVKKGIIACGDDEHLQKIQAKVPVLFYGFNEENDFQARNVSTNENGTTFDVFVRNNTYATFTIPTYGNHNILNALSVIALCHYENIDAEAVQERLKSFEGVKRRFTEKKLDHQIVIDDYAHHPTEIHATIDSARQKYADKEIVIIFQPHTFTRTQTFLTDFALSLSQADKVYLCEIFGSARENHGKLSINDLLSKIDGAEIIVESDMSALLEHEESVLIFMGAGDVQKFQKAYEDLYEETTKTK, encoded by the coding sequence ATGACTGTATACCATTTTGTAGGAATAAAGGGTTCTGGTATGAGTGCATTAGCCCAGATTCTTCACGACATGAATTATCATGTCCAAGGATCGGATGTTGATAAATATTTTTTCACCCAAAAGTCTTTAGAGGATTCAGGCATTAAGATTTTGCCGTTCCAAATAGACAATATTCAAGAGGGAATGACAGTGATTGCAGGTAATGCGTTTCCTGACACTCATGAAGAAATACAACGGGCTATTGAACTGAACCTACCTGTATTTAGATATCATAATTTCTTAGGCGAATTTATGAATAATTTCACGAGTGTTGCGGTGACAGGTGCTCACGGCAAGACGTCTACTACTGGGTTGTTGGCTCACGTGATATCTGGTATTAAGCCTACATCTTACTTAATTGGAGATGGAACGGGTAAGGGCGTAATGGATGCCCAGTATTTCGGTTTTGAGGCGTGCGAATATCGCCGTCACTTTTTGTCTTATTTCCCCGATTACGCAATTATGACCAATATTGATTTTGATCATCCTGATTACTTTGCAAATGTGGATGATGTTTTTTCTGCGTTCCAAGAGATGGCTTTGCAAGTTAAAAAAGGCATAATTGCTTGTGGAGATGACGAACATCTTCAGAAAATACAAGCAAAGGTTCCTGTATTGTTTTATGGCTTTAATGAAGAGAATGACTTCCAAGCCAGAAACGTTTCTACGAATGAGAATGGAACAACATTTGATGTATTCGTTCGAAACAACACGTATGCGACATTTACCATTCCTACCTATGGCAATCACAATATTTTGAATGCTCTTAGTGTGATTGCCCTTTGTCATTATGAAAATATTGACGCCGAGGCAGTCCAGGAACGGTTAAAAAGTTTTGAAGGTGTGAAACGTCGATTTACAGAAAAAAAACTAGACCACCAGATTGTAATTGATGATTATGCTCATCATCCTACAGAAATTCATGCAACGATTGATTCAGCAAGACAAAAGTATGCTGATAAGGAAATAGTAATTATTTTTCAACCGCATACTTTTACACGTACTCAAACATTTTTAACTGACTTTGCCCTTAGTCTTAGTCAAGCAGATAAAGTGTATCTATGTGAAATTTTTGGCTCAGCAAGAGAAAACCATGGGAAACTTTCAATTAATGATCTGTTGTCTAAAATTGACGGGGCAGAAATTATTGTTGAATCAGATATGTCAGCATTGCTAGAACATGAGGAAAGCGTCTTAATCTTTATGGGAGCTGGAGATGTTCAAAAGTTCCAAAAGGCTTATGAAGACTTGTATGAAGAGACAACTAAGACAAAGTAA
- a CDS encoding DNA translocase FtsK encodes MFQGSTTEDETSFNNEKQRHANNPKVENNRSNDNMETKMAFHYPKGEFRFPVIPDLERRIRDNSGTKSQIKPKKSEGSTEKQKPVQAKIAEKPAAFKRAFTPTTIPSPIYGFKDRPIVEAEEVYYELETSSPLNPQSENEEISLGFSQDLDYESKDESILPATEIDSSDVKEASVDPSPDNIMESRIGSDISARQEENPELIDEKEMDVQSANETIAAKEGFSEPQSINETDVIEKDSSHRNEESLSNLKEETTKKPERKEKRRRVPFNVLMLNQDRERLASKRAVSQHNSVEVDTAKQEENVQEQEIVSSPPIPQVVTTEASHDIYHFPDLTMLSPPQKGEEDEKWLQHQSDLLNHTLINFNVKAQVVNVTQGPSVTRFEVQPEPGVKVNKITNLSDDLKLSLAARDIRLEAPIPGKHTIGIEIPNEKSRAVFIREIIESPAFQQTKSPLTTVLGLDISGKPVVTDLNKMPHGLIAGATGSGKSVCINSIIVSLLYKARPDEVKLLLIDPKMVELAPYNHIPHLVSPVITDVKAATAALKWAVEEMERRYELFAHTGVRDIGRFNDLAEKNEKTSTKLPYIVIIIDELADLMMMSPGEVEESICRIAQKARACGIHLLVATQRPSVDVITGLIKANVPTRVAFSVSSQVDSRTIIDIGGAEKLLGKGDMLFLENGSSKSVRLQGTFVSDEEIDVIVKHVRAQQKPNYLFHQDELLKKASIQEDEDELFYEACEFVVNQGGASASLLQRRFRIGYNRAARLVDMMEDQGIISETRGSKPRDILISEEDLEQHH; translated from the coding sequence ATGTTTCAAGGCTCGACAACAGAAGATGAGACTTCATTTAATAATGAGAAACAGCGGCATGCAAATAATCCAAAAGTAGAAAATAATCGAAGCAATGATAACATGGAGACCAAAATGGCCTTTCATTATCCTAAAGGAGAATTTCGTTTTCCAGTCATTCCAGACTTGGAAAGAAGAATTAGGGATAACAGTGGAACTAAGTCTCAAATAAAACCAAAAAAATCCGAGGGGTCGACAGAAAAACAGAAACCTGTTCAGGCTAAAATAGCGGAAAAACCTGCTGCATTTAAACGAGCATTTACACCAACTACCATTCCGAGCCCCATTTATGGATTTAAAGATCGCCCTATAGTGGAAGCGGAAGAAGTGTACTATGAATTGGAAACGAGTAGCCCACTTAACCCTCAATCGGAAAATGAAGAGATTTCATTGGGTTTTTCTCAGGACCTCGATTATGAATCAAAGGATGAATCCATACTCCCGGCAACTGAAATCGATTCGTCTGATGTGAAGGAAGCTTCTGTTGATCCTTCTCCTGACAATATTATGGAAAGTCGGATTGGAAGTGATATTTCGGCACGTCAAGAAGAAAATCCAGAGTTGATTGATGAGAAAGAAATGGACGTTCAGTCAGCAAACGAGACAATTGCGGCGAAAGAAGGTTTTTCCGAACCCCAATCGATCAATGAGACAGACGTTATAGAAAAAGATTCAAGTCATCGTAATGAAGAGTCACTGTCAAATCTAAAGGAGGAGACGACTAAAAAACCTGAAAGAAAAGAAAAAAGAAGACGTGTCCCGTTCAATGTGTTAATGCTAAACCAAGATCGAGAGCGTTTAGCCTCTAAACGAGCGGTCAGCCAGCACAATTCAGTGGAAGTCGATACAGCTAAGCAAGAGGAGAATGTTCAAGAGCAAGAGATTGTGTCATCACCACCGATCCCTCAAGTTGTGACAACAGAGGCATCTCATGATATTTATCATTTTCCGGACCTTACAATGCTTAGCCCTCCTCAAAAGGGAGAAGAGGATGAAAAATGGCTACAGCATCAAAGTGATTTATTGAATCATACGTTGATCAATTTTAACGTAAAGGCACAAGTTGTAAATGTGACACAAGGACCTTCTGTCACTCGTTTTGAAGTACAGCCAGAGCCTGGGGTGAAAGTGAATAAAATCACTAATCTAAGTGACGATCTTAAATTAAGCTTGGCGGCAAGAGACATTCGGTTAGAAGCACCTATTCCAGGGAAACATACAATTGGGATAGAAATACCTAACGAAAAAAGTCGCGCTGTATTCATTCGCGAGATTATTGAAAGTCCCGCATTTCAACAAACAAAATCCCCTCTCACAACTGTGTTGGGGCTGGATATTTCTGGGAAACCTGTGGTAACGGATTTAAACAAAATGCCACACGGTCTTATCGCGGGTGCGACAGGGTCTGGAAAAAGTGTCTGTATAAATTCGATAATCGTAAGTCTTTTATATAAAGCAAGACCAGATGAAGTGAAGCTGTTATTGATTGATCCGAAAATGGTAGAACTTGCGCCATACAATCATATCCCTCACCTAGTGAGCCCTGTAATTACCGATGTGAAGGCGGCGACAGCAGCATTAAAATGGGCTGTCGAAGAAATGGAGAGACGATATGAGCTCTTTGCTCATACAGGAGTTCGAGATATTGGCCGATTTAATGATTTGGCCGAAAAAAATGAAAAAACGAGCACGAAGTTGCCCTATATCGTCATCATCATTGATGAATTAGCCGACTTAATGATGATGTCACCGGGAGAAGTAGAAGAGTCCATTTGTCGTATTGCTCAAAAAGCTCGGGCGTGTGGAATTCATCTTCTCGTCGCTACTCAACGTCCCTCAGTTGATGTGATCACAGGGTTAATAAAAGCAAATGTTCCAACAAGAGTGGCCTTTTCAGTGTCTTCTCAAGTAGATTCACGGACCATTATTGATATAGGTGGCGCAGAAAAATTATTAGGAAAAGGCGATATGCTCTTTTTAGAAAATGGATCATCTAAATCCGTTCGCCTACAAGGTACGTTTGTTTCCGATGAAGAAATTGATGTGATAGTGAAACACGTACGTGCTCAACAGAAACCGAATTACTTATTCCATCAGGATGAATTGTTAAAAAAAGCAAGTATACAAGAGGATGAGGATGAGTTGTTTTATGAAGCATGTGAGTTTGTTGTGAATCAAGGTGGTGCTTCTGCTTCCCTTCTTCAGCGCCGTTTCCGAATTGGTTATAATCGTGCTGCCCGTCTCGTTGACATGATGGAAGACCAAGGAATCATATCTGAGACCCGTGGAAGTAAGCCGAGAGATATTTTGATTTCAGAAGAAGATCTAGAACAACATCATTAA